In Sulfitobacter sp. LCG007, the sequence CGAATTTCGTCTCGTCTATCGCGCCCGAAGCCTTGCGCTGGCGCAGCATCTCGCGGATCAGCTCGTCGGTCAGGACAAGCTTCGCGTCGCTCAGCCATTCAAATCGCAGGCCGATGGTGCCCTCGGTCACGTTGATCAGCACCTCGTCGCCCTCGATCCCGGCAAGCACGCCCTTGAAGCGGCGGCGACCGTCGATCATCTCGGCCGTTTCGATCTTGGCCTCATAGCCCTCGAACGCCTCGAAATCCTTCAGCCGGGTCAAGGGACGGTCGATGCCGGGGCTCGAAACCTCCAGCGAATACTCGTCCAGGATCGGATCCTCTACGTCGAGGATCGCACTGACCGCCTGGCTGATCACGGCGCAGTCGTCGACCTCGATGCCGCCCTCGGGCTTGTCGGCCATGATCTGCAGCGTCGTGGACTTGCCCGACATCAGCCGGATGCGCACCAGTTCGAAGCCGAGGTCCTCGATCACGGGTGTCACGATCTCGGCCAGCCGGCGATCCATTGCAGCTTTGGCGATCAGGTCGTTGCTCATGTCCCTGCCTGGGTTGGATTGCCTCTCCCGGTGTCGATCCTGACGCGAGGCACAAAAAAACGGGCGCGCGGCCCGTTCAACTTTCCGGTGGAGCCTTCGGTTTGGACCCGCAAGCGCCGCTATGGGGATGCATATAGTCAGACGGGTGCGGATTCGCAAGCCCCGTTCGGACGGCCGGTCACGCCATCCACCAGCGCTCTGCCGCGCGCAGATTGTCCAGCGGCAGGGCCTTGCCCACACGCCCCGGGACGACGACAGCGCGCGAGGCCGCCTGCATCATGCTTCGCGCGTCAGGCAGCAGGGCGAAATCCGACAGATCCGGCAGGCCGGAGGTGTCCGGAAGGTCCGCCACATCGACATATCCGCCGCGCAGCGCCTCGGCACGCACCTCAGCCGACGGGATTGAGACGATCTCGACCTCGTCGAACCAGCCCGCATGACCGTCCTTGTAATGCGCTTCGACGCGCTCTCCGACAAAGTCGCGTCCGGGCTGGAAACGCCTGACCCGATAGAGACCGGTGCCGATGCCCCCGGCCATCGCCTCGTCGACGCGGGCCTCGGGATAGATGACATAGCGCGGGTCGGACAGCCGATAGGGAAACTGCGGAGCGGGCGCGTCGAAAGCGACCCTCAGGGAATGGCTGTCAGTCACCTCGATCCGCCGGATCCCGGCAAGCCCGGCGGCGCGGTGCCGTTCGAGCGAGGCCGCCGCATCAACTGCGGTAAAGTCGGATCCGTCGTGGAAGGATACGCCACGGCGCAGGGAAAAGCGCCAGCCCGTCGCGTCGGCATTCGCCTCCCAGCCGGTCGCAAGCTCACCGCGCAGCGTTCCGTCGGCGGCGATCTCGGTGAGACAGTCGAACACGCAACCGGCGCCGGCCACCTGCATGAAAAGGCCCGAGGCCCGACCCGCGTCGAAACTGTCCTGGCGTCCTGCGCCGGACAGGGCCATGCGCAGGCGCCCGCCGCGCGTCGGGTCGGCCCGGGCGCCGACCCCCGCCGCTGCCAGCAGCGCAGCCGCCGCACCCGTGGTGAAGAGCGCCCGGCGGTCCATGCGCGACGCCCGGCTCACCGGTCGGCGATCCCGTCCATGACGCGGACCAGCTCAGAGCTGATCCCCGGCTCGGACAGCGCGTGGCCGGCGGTCCGGATCATCCTCAGATCGCAGCTCTTCCAGCCCTGCGCGAGCGCATGGGCCCCTTCGGGCGGGCAGATCATGTCGTAGCGTCCCTGCACGATGACGCCGGGAATATCGGCGATCCGGTCCATCTGCGCCAGGATCTGCCCGTCGAAATCGAGAAATCCCGCATGGGTGAAATAGTGGTTCTCGAGTCGCGCGAAGGCCCGCGCATAATCGCCCGGACTCTCGCTCGGCGCGCCTGTGGAATGGACCGAGGCAAGCGCGTTCTCCCATCCGGACCAGGCCCGGGCAAAGCGTGTCTCGGTCGGCAGGTCACCGCAGAAAAGCCGCCTGTTGTAGGCCGCGATCAGGTCGTCGCGCTCATCCTCGGGAACCATGTTGGCGAAGCGCGCCCAGACCTCGGGCCAGAAACGCCCCGCGCCACCGCCGTAGAACCAGTCGAGTTCACGCTGGGTCATCAGGAAGACGCCGCGCAGGACCAGATGGCGCACGGCTTCGGGGTGGGACTGCGCATAGACCAGAGACAGCGTCGCGCCCCAGCTTCCGCCGAAAACGACCCAGTCGCGGATACCGAAAGTCGTGCGTATCTGCTCGATGTCGCGGACCAGATGCCACGTCGTGTTGTGCTCGACCGATGCATGCGGACGCGAACGGCCGCAGCCGCGCTGATCGAACAGGATCACGCGATAGATCTTCGGATCGAAGTATCGCCGCATCGCCGGGCTGCAGCCGCCGCCGGGCCCGCCATGCAGCACCACAACCGGAAGGCCCCTGGGATTGCCGCATTGCTCGACGTAAAGACTGTGCCCGTCGCCGACGTCCATCATGCGCTGATCGAAAGGATCGATCGGCGGGTAGAGGTATTGCACTGCGCGCTTTTGATCCGCGTTCCTGTCCATTATCGACCTATATAAAGCCCGTTGGGCAAGAGAGTACATGGGAGACGACAATGCCGATGCAACAAACGACAGTCGATCCGGGCGAGATCGCAAAGTTCGAGGCGATGGCGGCAGAATGGTGGAATCCATCGGGCAAGTTCAAGCCGCTTCACATGCTCAATCCCTGCCGGCTCGACTACATCAATTCCCAGATCGCCGCCGAGTTCGGGCGTTACCTGAAGGCGCCGTCGCCCTTCGCGGGGCTCCGGCTTCTCGACATCGGGTGCGGCGGCGGGCTTCTGTCCGAACCCATGGCCCGGCTCGGTGCCGAGGTGGTCGGCGCCGATGCGGCCGAGCGCAACATTCCCGTGGCGCGGCTCCATGCCGAGAAGTCCGGTCTCGACATCGACTACCGCCATACCACTGCCGAGGCCCTGGCAGAAGCGGGCGAGCGGTTCGACGTGGTCCTCAACATGGAGGTGGTCGAACACGTCGCCTCGCCGCCGGACTACCTGCGCGCGGTCCACGATCTCCTGAAGCCCGGCGGGCTGCATGTCTGCTCGACCCTCAACCGCAATCCGAAATCCTACATGATGGCGATTGTCGGTGCCGAACATGTGATGCGCTGGCTGCCGAAGGGGACCCATGACTGGTCGAAGTTCATCACGCCGGACGAGCTTTTCCAGCTCCTGCGCGACGCCGGGCTCGACCCCGTGGACCGCAAGGGATTCGTCTTCAATCCCCTAGGCTGGTCCTGGCATGTTTCCGACCGCGATCTCAGCGTGAATTACGTCACGGCGAGCCTGCGTCCCGCCTAACCGCGCGGCCCCATCTGGCGGCGCATCTCGCGCAGGATCGGCAGCGCGGCGCGCACCCTGTCCTCGCCCAGTTCAGCGACGGCCTGGGTGATCATCGGCGTGATCGATCCCACCGCCTGGTCGCGGGCGGCGCGTCCCGCCGGGCTGATCGAGACCAGCTTGCGCCGCGCGTCTTCCCAATCCGGCCGGACGTGGATGTAGCCGGACCATTCCAGCTTGCCCAGCGTGTTGCTCATGGCGCCGCGGGTGACGTGGAAGATCTCGGCCAGCTGGGCAGGTGTCCGTTCGCCTTCGTGCCAGGCGAGATGGTTGAGAACCGAGAAATGCGAAATCTCCATCCCCTTGGGCAATACCCTGCTCAGCCGGTTGCGCACCACCTGGTCCGCGGCCAGCACCTCGCTGAAAAGCG encodes:
- the rimP gene encoding ribosome maturation factor RimP, with translation MSNDLIAKAAMDRRLAEIVTPVIEDLGFELVRIRLMSGKSTTLQIMADKPEGGIEVDDCAVISQAVSAILDVEDPILDEYSLEVSSPGIDRPLTRLKDFEAFEGYEAKIETAEMIDGRRRFKGVLAGIEGDEVLINVTEGTIGLRFEWLSDAKLVLTDELIREMLRQRKASGAIDETKFDEIQTDESAVEEED
- a CDS encoding ABC transporter substrate-binding protein yields the protein MSRASRMDRRALFTTGAAAALLAAAGVGARADPTRGGRLRMALSGAGRQDSFDAGRASGLFMQVAGAGCVFDCLTEIAADGTLRGELATGWEANADATGWRFSLRRGVSFHDGSDFTAVDAAASLERHRAAGLAGIRRIEVTDSHSLRVAFDAPAPQFPYRLSDPRYVIYPEARVDEAMAGGIGTGLYRVRRFQPGRDFVGERVEAHYKDGHAGWFDEVEIVSIPSAEVRAEALRGGYVDVADLPDTSGLPDLSDFALLPDARSMMQAASRAVVVPGRVGKALPLDNLRAAERWWMA
- the pip gene encoding prolyl aminopeptidase, translated to MDRNADQKRAVQYLYPPIDPFDQRMMDVGDGHSLYVEQCGNPRGLPVVVLHGGPGGGCSPAMRRYFDPKIYRVILFDQRGCGRSRPHASVEHNTTWHLVRDIEQIRTTFGIRDWVVFGGSWGATLSLVYAQSHPEAVRHLVLRGVFLMTQRELDWFYGGGAGRFWPEVWARFANMVPEDERDDLIAAYNRRLFCGDLPTETRFARAWSGWENALASVHSTGAPSESPGDYARAFARLENHYFTHAGFLDFDGQILAQMDRIADIPGVIVQGRYDMICPPEGAHALAQGWKSCDLRMIRTAGHALSEPGISSELVRVMDGIADR
- the ubiG gene encoding bifunctional 2-polyprenyl-6-hydroxyphenol methylase/3-demethylubiquinol 3-O-methyltransferase UbiG; this translates as MPMQQTTVDPGEIAKFEAMAAEWWNPSGKFKPLHMLNPCRLDYINSQIAAEFGRYLKAPSPFAGLRLLDIGCGGGLLSEPMARLGAEVVGADAAERNIPVARLHAEKSGLDIDYRHTTAEALAEAGERFDVVLNMEVVEHVASPPDYLRAVHDLLKPGGLHVCSTLNRNPKSYMMAIVGAEHVMRWLPKGTHDWSKFITPDELFQLLRDAGLDPVDRKGFVFNPLGWSWHVSDRDLSVNYVTASLRPA
- a CDS encoding MarR family winged helix-turn-helix transcriptional regulator, whose amino-acid sequence is MSDDRNALAIALFSEVLAADQVVRNRLSRVLPKGMEISHFSVLNHLAWHEGERTPAQLAEIFHVTRGAMSNTLGKLEWSGYIHVRPDWEDARRKLVSISPAGRAARDQAVGSITPMITQAVAELGEDRVRAALPILREMRRQMGPRG